The genome window CACGTTTTGAATTTACCGGATGTTTCCGCTGATTAGTCAAAAGTCTAACGTCAATAGTACGCAGTGCCACCCATTGGTCTGGAGTGCGAAGTGCGCGTTTGTGCAGTTGAAACTACTAACCCCCACCTTTGTAAGTTTATGCTTATGATGTCAATGATTATTTTATCTCAATGATTATCTAATTATTTGAACAATATAAATTGCTTATTTTTCTGTAGTTTTGCAAACATATGTCTTATATTATTTAGCAATAATAATTTTAGTTTCTCTCAGTTGTGTAATTTGAGACCTTGAGTATTTGTATAGGAGTCACACAGGGTAactttgtgtatttgtacaGTGCTATTAGGAAACGATTTGaagatttaaaaacacattttattttatctaaACATCATCAACATTAAAAAGGAGCATTTCTTAAACTacttaaaattaatttatttaaaattagaGCAGTTGTTTACAAAGCACACATTTTGACATTAtaacattattttaaaagtatCACTGATCATCAGTGGAACCTGAAGTAAACTGTTATGtcagttttaaattattttgagACATTGCCACTATGTattacaaattattaaaaatacatgagCAAAATGTAATttgggagaaaaaacaaaacaaaattgaGAGCCGCAGAAACAATATgtacaaagaaaacaagaaattaAGTACACGTACAGTAAAAATCTggatttttacatttaattacaaGAGTTTTGACTTTTGtagattaaataaaataaaaataacttggtgtgaaatttttattttattttacaatgcAATTATTGCATTACACTGATGCCGTCATGATACCCTGCAACGGTGACAGTTTTAGTGCAATGAAAGTATCTCCAGCTGTCCATGCCATCAGTCTAAGAAGAATATGTTGTTGAACTGCGTTGCACAAAGCCTTTTAACCTCCTCTGTAGAAGAGAAAAGATTAATGTGAAAAAGTGGTGATTATGCATCAGTTGCAAACTTTATGCTTATGATTTACTTTTTACCAGATGGAGGACATACCATTTACTTCGATCAGATTGGCATTTTTTTGATTGAGGATCACATATAGTTCTCTCTGGTCTGACTTCTTACCAACTACCCAATAATCTGTCATTGCTTTTACAATGatttcctcatcttcatcaaccctggaagaaaaaaaaaactggatgaggccaataaaaatatctcctggcacaaaaacaacagtttCTCCAACTACATCTAACTATATACTTTAGTTAGGGAGTGTAGAGAGAGCAAAGAAGTACCAATTTAAATCACTCTATGGTCAATAGCTAAAACACAGAGATAGTTACAGGCGTTTAGTGGAATTATGCTTTGTACCTGGCAAAGTCACAGTTAATGTCTCCAAGGATTTTCATGAGGTCAGGATGAACAGACGTGAGGCAAACACTGGCAGTCTTTCTCATATGGATAGTACTCTTCTCTGCCAGGTTCATATGGTTAAAGTAGATGAACTTAAACTGGGGCTCCTTCTCTGGTCTGAACgaacaaaattaacaaaaacataTGCATCACTTTaggatttacatttttacattattacaatattataAGTAATTGGGGAAATTGCATTCTACATTTAACCCATCCTCCATGGGGGAGCAGTGGACAGCCACATGGTGGCGCCTAGGAAGCTAGTGCGGAGTCTTTTGCTCACAGACACACCTAGTAACGGACATGGGGGTAGAAGTGGTAACGTTCTGCATCCCAGGCCAATGTGATAGccatttttaatttacttttaatttggCATTGACTGGTTATAAGGCACCACTTTCTATATAATAGTCACAGTAAACAGATCATAATTTTGACCAACAAGGGTGGTTTAAACAGTTTTGCACAACTTGTACATTTTGATTAATCTCACTCAACTGTCCAGCCACACTAAAGCAATCTTGGGTTACATTCAGCAACACAGCTAATCTGACAATATTGAAACAACATCTCTGTCAATATGTAGACAGGAGACAGGACCTAAATGCCAAGTGGTGAATGGCATTGTTTATTCAGTGGATTCTTCACTATACAGTTTAAAACAGAGGTCATAAAACTGTCTAAACCTTGGATTACTGGCCGGGATGTATCTCAAACAACTGGGGATTGTAGCAAACTGGTCAGGATGCCTGTCTTTAAAGCTACACATCTTGAGACATTCCAAACCAGTGCTAAGGCGTTAGGCATGGCATTACTACCTGTACATGTCACAtgatttctcttctcttttgtcTAGCAATTCAAGATTTAATGTTGATGTAGCTTCTTAACTGACCCTGATGTCCTGCGGTTAAGGGTGAACTGTTCACATATATCTGATGCAAGCAAGGTAAGCTGAGGGCCCACCAAACTGTCCAGCTGTTCACAGAAGTTTCTTGTTAGCTCTGCAGAGGCTGGAAACAAATCAAGGGAAGATGATCACCAGCACTTTGAAGGAAACTGCATTTCTTAAATGAATGCAGCTTCATAACAGCATTTTAAATTccttatttttaaaaaagagaaaataagaaaatgaaGCTTCATTTTGAGTAGGAGGATACTTACCGCTTATCATGATACAAGCTACAGCACTCATCGCCTGAAAAACAGCAGTGCAGCTTAAATGGGGAATCAAGGTCATGCAGGTTCAATATTACATTAATATGATGATGAGAATTGTAGGACAgactaaatcatttcaaaattcAGCTCTTTAATCCCTAATAATCCATACAGTTCATCAGATTAGTGGAAAATGTATTAACACTATACAAGAATCAAAAACCTTCTCACCTATTTTAGTATATTAAAACTACTTTGTGTATGAATGAATGTAGACAATAAAAAAGTCAGATTTAGTCCCAAAAGATATCTTACCTTGTAAACAATCAAATGAAGCTCCTCATAGTCATTCTCTGCACTGACAAATATTTTAGGAAACCGGAATTTGGCTTCTAGATCTTTGAGATTGGTAGGTCCAGTCAAAaacctgcagagacaggaggaTGACATGCCTGTTAAATAATTACATAAGTAATGTAAAAAttacaaatgcaaatgtttgtgtctcagtaacaTGCTTTTAATGTCTTTTTATTCAACAAAATGAAATTTCATGATTATTACATGACATATTACACATTTAGCTGAAATGTCTTAACAAAAGGACATTTGATTTAAATGTGCTGCCATTCTTCATTGTGTTTCCAGAAAAATGCAATagcagaaaataaacacacttgcacacgaaatcacacacattatatttatttaattgcaCACACATATAAAGACAAAAATTAaagaaacattaaacatttatttttattttaataatctgATTATACACTCTATTAAACTAAGTGTTAATATGTGTTTCTTGTACTGTGACAGGTCACCAGGAGTCACACTTTGACTACAGCAAGTGTCCCCTTCTTAAGacttaaacagcagcagatattgattttcttttgtcAGACACCAAAACACCTGAGTAAACTCTCTCTAGTTACATATACACACTGAAACCGAATAGTAGACTTACTTGATACTCTGTAGTGTTACTTTACCTCTGTTTTGTTGCTTAGCAACAAGGTTGCTAGCCAAAGGAGTTACCTCTGCTTCTTACTTGGCTGACTGCAAGTCATGTTCATCACTGTCAGGGATACACTGATGCAGTGATGTGTATATCCAGAATATAATATTTATTCTACAATTAATTACTCtcacaacacccccccccccaacttcTATGCACATTATTTTCTAACCTTCTGTAAAGGAAACAGTTACACAGTAAAGGCTTTTAGAAACTTACCTCCCATAGTGCAACAGATTCCCTGCAACTTCTGGCCTAAGAGGAGAATCCCTGCCAGCTAACtaagaaagtaaaaaacaagataaagtgttttgtttgttaggGATATTCATCTTTGTTTGACCACATACATATTAATAGGAAAAACACATCACATGGTAAACAAATGCATGTACATGTCACATTTCGTAACAATTAGTCATCCTTCCCTATCCTACAGAAGGTTTTTACATTTGTCCTCCATACTTCCTTCAGAAATTCACTTATATCCCTTATGAAGTGCTCTTCCTCACCTCTGGTTCAGAGTGTCTGGGGAACAGTGAGGTGGTGAGGTACTTGTACAGGATCCTCATGTCATCTTGTTCCAGTCCGCTCCTGCAGAGTCATCACAAAATAACACCATCCATATAACACCTGCTACACTTGCTATAACACCTACAATTAAAgtgtgtttatgtacagtacatttcaaTGTGTTGTAAACCGCGTTAATTATAATGAGGTAGATGTTAGGTGGCTCCTGATGACAGTTACTGTTTAGCTGTACAATGATGACACCAGTGTAAAGCACCTAATGCAGCCATTCAATTCATTTtagaataataattaaacagCTTTTCCCTGCTTGTCTACGAACAGCTAGCATTGAAAGATCGCATTGTTCTTGAGACTATTTATTAGTAATCATGTAATCCTCATGCTTACACACTAAGCCAGATAGCTGACAGTGAAATTAAAGTTAAGTGGCATGTCAGGGTGCACATAACATCCAAAGAGGATTACTTTACAACTGATGTTTGATGCTGTCTCTGTTAACATGCCAAATGGGTTTGCAAATGCCAATGTTACCCCATGTCCTGGCATTTGGATGCAGATACTGCATGTTTGGGGTAGTTCAAAATTGTGTGATATCAATGAGCATGTTTTTAATATAGCACTTGGTTTGTACCAGATCAGTTGGTCATTATAAAGGAAAGCTGTGTATTTGATCAGACTGAggctctcctccactctgttgACAAATGACTGAATCTTCAGGTAGGTCATCTTGTCCAGTGGGAAGAAGCTGATGCCTCCGAAGACATCCAGCAGGTCGGAGGATTGCAAGTGGAGAGTCTGCAGATACTAGAAACCCCAGaatgaatgcacacacatgcacgcacgcacgcacgcacgcacgcacacacgcacacacacacacagatacatgagATGGAGAGACTACAAGGGTTAGTTTACCTGACTACTTACAGTGCAACGAAGAAAGTGAAATATGAAACTCTGTGTCCGAGACTCTCCAGGGACTCTGAAATCACTTAGAGAGGTACTGACATTCAACCTCTGATATGCAAAGTGCCTCTCTACcgtgttaatttatttatttttccataaTTAGAAATTAAATTTTGAATAgtaatgcatgtgtgtttatgcctACGGTAGGGAGCCAAATTGGGGCTATAGGTGTATTTCAAAAATGGCAATTTTAAACTGACACCTGAAATAAACCAAATAACCAAGTTATAAATAGGGCACAAAAACTTTCTCCATTCAAATTTAAagcatttttcttttctgaGGTAAGgaatttttttcaattttctaaaGAAGAAACATTGCAAATCTGAGTACTAGATCAGCATTGCTTCTTATGGggaaatgcaaatgcagcaatTTAGTAAGCAATtgagtttaatttttttatattaagaGTTTTTTTCTTGCTTCAATTACCTGCGTATAACTGGGGCCAAGTGAGCTGACATTTGTCTTCCATGTGCAAACCAGCTGTCACTATACTGGAAGTTTGATCAAGGAATCTTTATGGACTTATAGTTAAGTGGTGATTGATATAATGTTTAGTAACGACTGTGAAGGGCTGCTGGACTCCTCACATGTACAGTGGCAATATTGTTAAAGCCACTCGCGTAAGGGAATTTTTTGGCAGGGTGTACTGAGAAATAAATAACCCTGAtgcattataataaataaataacctttACAAACTGCACCTTTTCTAGTTTGTGTCACTGAGGGTATCATTGTCAAGAATTTTGATAGGGCCTTTCTATTCATGTTATTCTTGCCACCTATATGGCCATATGTATAAACCTGAGTTGTTACTGCACAATTCAAATGGAAAAGATTTGAAAttcaaaaacataaaatttTATACTTGTGGAATCTGAATGGGAAAGTacttaataaataatgtaaacatTTCGGAGttacaaaaaatattaataattaaccaGTATTTTAGTTTTCAGTTTCAAATCATATTTTTCATTGACAAGTTCATTTTGTCAATGAAAAAGTTAAAACTCACAAACTTATGATAGATGGATTCATACTAGAGGTGCATTGTTCCAGTGATAATAATATAAATTGCAGACAGCTAATAAAGCTAAAAAAGAAGTCAGACATGACTACAAACAACTTTCCAAATAGTGACAGGAttgtttacaataaaaccaGGACAGCTGCCCCTGTAAAAACATTCAGTTTCAGGTGTGACTGGCTTTTACCCGTGTGTGTATTACCACACggatttgaaaaaaacaaacacatccacCTAGCAACAAAGTAAGCAAAGTTTTTACCCTGTAGAAAAACTTCTCAAGCTTCTGAATGAGTAGCTCAACGCCACCTGCCTCCATTGCTCTGCCAAATGTGCCATTGAAGAGCTATAGCCCAAAAAATAATCAGTTTTTAGTATTATTATACAATTTCTTGTCATAATACTTAAATTCAGATTTTTTATAAACGGCTGTTTGTGATAAAACTACAACACAATACAATCCAAATTATATATGAACTGACcttatacatactgtagcactgcCTTACAACTGCACCATAAACAGTATCCTATAAATCAAAATAAGAGGTCAAAAGAAGTCACGGTAAGTAAAACTTTAAATTGCCAAAATCctaaaacaaatatgaaaagGTCTGGAAGTATTTTTTGCATACTCACAAGGATTTCCTCTTCTTGATATTCTATGGTGGGAGGTTTGCCGTCTTTGCTTGGTTTCTCGTTCATTGGGTTTCGAACCACCTGAGTAAGTAAAcagaatttctttttttacaaatgaaaaaaaaataaaactaaattattttCAGCAAACAGTTTTAATGCTAAACAAGTTATGTACATATAAATCTTTAGTTGTACCATGACTATCCAAAAGTTGTCCTCAGGCTCAATGAAAAACTGCCGATTCTTCTGCGTATGCAGAGATTTAGCTGGTTTGGTTGGACAAAAAGTCCTGGAGAACAAGGAATAAAACATCCAATCAGGAATTGGATAACAAAATATGTTATACATTTTTTAACAGACATTCAGTTATTGAAATGTATTTGTGATACAAAGAACGCACACATTCTCTTGTTTATGTACAATATTATGATCAGTACCTTGTGAACTGTACAATGGCTTCACAAAGTCCTACATTTCGGATCTTCTCATTCTTCTCAACATT of Betta splendens chromosome 19, fBetSpl5.4, whole genome shotgun sequence contains these proteins:
- the ccz1 gene encoding vacuolar fusion protein CCZ1 homolog, whose amino-acid sequence is MQMISPRMASGMQEKQHTSCLVSFFIYNPTFGPREGEEEKKILFYHPNNVEKNEKIRNVGLCEAIVQFTRTFCPTKPAKSLHTQKNRQFFIEPEDNFWIVMVVRNPMNEKPSKDGKPPTIEYQEEEILDTVYGAVVRQCYSMYKLFNGTFGRAMEAGGVELLIQKLEKFFYRYLQTLHLQSSDLLDVFGGISFFPLDKMTYLKIQSFVNRVEESLSLIKYTAFLYNDQLIWSGLEQDDMRILYKYLTTSLFPRHSEPELAGRDSPLRPEVAGNLLHYGRFLTGPTNLKDLEAKFRFPKIFVSAENDYEELHLIVYKAMSAVACIMISASAELTRNFCEQLDSLVGPQLTLLASDICEQFTLNRRTSGPEKEPQFKFIYFNHMNLAEKSTIHMRKTASVCLTSVHPDLMKILGDINCDFARVDEDEEIIVKAMTDYWVVGKKSDQRELYVILNQKNANLIEVNEEVKRLCATQFNNIFFLD